One Prevotella intermedia ATCC 25611 = DSM 20706 DNA window includes the following coding sequences:
- a CDS encoding membrane protein, producing the protein MRQKLLPLVFALLAFSSSIKAGGLLTNTNQSIAFLRSLARNGAIGIDGVYSNPAGVAFLPNGLHISFNVQNVYQTRIINSGLTIPALQGTPYYQPFKLNGGDKNGIKEFKGEASAPIIPSFQIAKNYDKWGFQMGFGIVGGGGKATFNGGLPSFERQIAMLPGMLASQGFTTTEPAYGVNSYMHGQQYDFGLQLGATYKINEKLAVYGGARFNYIYNKYEGNIVNISANIGGKMVNLHDFFSTKANAMTQSANQYKQMAEQTADPAAKAKYEAAAKQYQAGAEKLNAAKEQVADKYLDCTQRGWGITPIIGIDYKTGRWNLAARYEFTTKFNIENNTKRDDTGQFQNGVNTPNDLPGLLSLGAQYEVLDNLRLLAGYHYYFDKDARMANNKQRLLSSNTREYLAGVEWDIKPGITVSMGGQRTQYGLGDGSYLSDLSFVTSSYSFGFGAKIKVAKNAHLNIAYFFTDYEKFNKKYETSTKAGGTDIKMQNTDEFTRTNKVFGVGLDIDL; encoded by the coding sequence ATGAGACAAAAGTTATTACCCCTTGTGTTTGCTTTGCTTGCCTTTTCATCAAGCATTAAAGCAGGCGGATTACTTACAAATACAAATCAAAGCATTGCATTTTTGCGTAGCCTTGCACGTAATGGTGCCATCGGTATAGACGGTGTGTACTCGAATCCAGCAGGTGTGGCATTCTTGCCAAATGGTCTTCACATTTCGTTCAACGTGCAAAACGTTTATCAAACCCGTATCATCAACTCAGGATTGACCATTCCTGCACTGCAAGGCACACCTTACTATCAGCCTTTCAAACTGAACGGAGGCGACAAAAATGGTATCAAGGAATTTAAAGGAGAGGCTTCCGCACCCATTATTCCATCGTTCCAAATTGCCAAGAACTACGACAAGTGGGGCTTCCAAATGGGTTTCGGAATCGTAGGTGGTGGCGGTAAAGCTACTTTCAATGGAGGTTTGCCATCGTTCGAACGCCAAATAGCGATGCTCCCCGGTATGCTTGCAAGTCAAGGCTTTACCACAACAGAACCCGCTTACGGCGTAAACAGCTATATGCACGGACAGCAATACGACTTCGGTTTGCAGCTGGGTGCAACCTATAAGATTAACGAAAAGCTTGCTGTTTACGGTGGTGCGCGTTTCAACTATATATACAATAAGTACGAAGGCAACATTGTGAACATCTCTGCCAACATAGGTGGCAAGATGGTAAACCTGCACGACTTCTTCAGTACAAAGGCTAACGCAATGACACAATCTGCCAATCAGTACAAGCAGATGGCAGAACAGACTGCCGACCCTGCAGCAAAAGCAAAGTACGAAGCTGCTGCAAAGCAATACCAAGCAGGTGCAGAGAAGTTGAATGCAGCCAAGGAGCAGGTTGCCGACAAGTACTTAGACTGTACACAACGTGGCTGGGGTATTACTCCTATCATCGGTATCGACTATAAGACAGGCCGTTGGAACCTTGCTGCACGCTACGAATTTACAACCAAATTCAACATTGAGAACAACACAAAGCGCGATGACACCGGACAGTTTCAGAATGGTGTAAACACTCCTAACGACCTTCCGGGTCTGTTGTCATTAGGTGCACAGTACGAAGTATTAGACAATCTTCGCCTTTTGGCAGGCTATCACTACTACTTCGACAAGGACGCACGCATGGCAAACAACAAGCAACGCCTGCTCTCAAGCAACACCCGTGAGTATCTCGCAGGTGTGGAATGGGACATTAAACCGGGCATTACGGTAAGTATGGGTGGACAACGCACACAGTACGGACTCGGCGACGGCAGCTATCTGTCTGACCTTAGCTTCGTAACAAGCAGCTACAGCTTTGGCTTCGGTGCTAAAATCAAGGTGGCAAAGAATGCCCATCTGAATATCGCATACTTCTTTACAGACTACGAGAAGTTCAACAAGAAGTATGAAACAAGCACCAAAGCTGGTGGAACAGACATTAAAATGCAAAATACTGATGAATTTACACGCACCAACAAGGTGTTCGGTGTAGGACTTGATATAGACCTTTAA